The Cottoperca gobio chromosome 6, fCotGob3.1, whole genome shotgun sequence genome has a segment encoding these proteins:
- the zpd gene encoding LOW QUALITY PROTEIN: zona pellucida glycoprotein d (The sequence of the model RefSeq protein was modified relative to this genomic sequence to represent the inferred CDS: inserted 1 base in 1 codon), translated as MILLGLKLSVVLVLLLGFTRHRVHGICSVEHCTDRTRCVLSKDQRSCKCALGYYADQCDKNAHIKVMCSRDFIAIRAIEDFFKYHNMSLESLHLPNKMCRAKREVIHGVAYYMSRISKDQYLACGGKPLEKNLTHISYSLSLLSDPLVVGNIIRNPVIKIEYKCIYPYIRRVSLAFPVIPSSSETVMRVDELDATIQLMLYTDRSYSKAYTSAPTIELRDKVYVEVTVTEPVDFFLLRINECWATQSSQPNTTEGLVHTLLLNGCVNDHTVAFLNVSAGQSGRNGETSTIRYSFDMFRFTSIPHDLYLHCTVQLCEPDDYKSCTPNCNSISKREAVKAGPTLGLLSYGPIRIEMPDGHQSSVLMTVLLPVAGVWTVGFFLIILITVAKXRQQEACSNWGGLKTIPLLLAA; from the exons ATGATCCTTCTCGGCTTGAAG CTGAGCGTGGTACTCGTCCTTCTTCTCGGCTTCACGCGCCACCGTGTTCACG GAATCTGCAGCGTGGAACATTGCACTGACCGCACAAGATGTGTTCTGTCTAAAGACCAAAGAAGCTGCAAATGTGCCCTTGGATATTATGCTGACCAATGTGACAAAA ATGCACACATCAAAGTTATGTGCAGCAGAGACTTCATAGCAATCAGAGCAATAGAAGATTTCTTCAAGTATCACAATATGTCGCTGGAGTCCCTGCACTTACCCAACAAAATGTGCCGTGCTAAGAGAGAGGTCATCCACGGTGTGGCGTACTACATGTCCAGGATATCTAAAGACCAATATCTTGCATGCGGAGGCAAGCCACTGGAG AAAAACTTGACTCACATCTCCTATTCCCTGAGTCTACTGTCAGACCCTCTGGTTGTTGGCAACATCATCAGAAATCCAGTCATTAAGATAGAATACAAATGCATCTATCCATACATCAGAAGAGTCAGCCTGGCTTTCCCAGTCATCCCTTCTTCCAG TGAGACGGTGATGCGTGTAGATGAACTTGATGCCACGATACAGCTGATGTTGTACACAGACCGTTCCTACTCCAAGGCCTACACGAGTGCCCCCACCATCGAACTCAGAGACAAG GTGTATGTAGAGGTGACTGTCACAGAGCCTGTAGATTTCTTCCTGCTCCGGATTAATGAGTGTTGGGCCACACAGTCTTCCCAGCCGAACACTACAGAGGGATTGGTTCACACTCTGCTTCTGAACGG GTGTGTGAATGACCATACTGTTGCCTTTCTTAACGTGAGCGCGGGACAGTCTGGCCGTAACGGAGAAACTTCCACCATTCGCTACAGCTTCGACATGTTTCGCTTCACATCAATACCTCATGACCTCTATCTGCACTGCACTGTTCAGCTGTGCGAGCCAGATGACTACAAGTCATGCACCCCC AACTGTAATTCGATCAGTAAGAGAGAAGCAGTGAAAGCAGGCCCCACTCTGGGCCTCCTGTCGTATGGACCCATCAGGATTGAAATGCCAGACGGACATCAATCTA GTGTGCTGATGACGGTGTTGCTGCCTGTAGCAGGTGTCTGGACTGTGGGCttcttcctcatcatcctcatcactGTGGCCA GCAGGCAGCAGGAGGCTTGCTCAAACTGGGGAGGACTGAAAACAATACCGCTGCTGCTGGCAGCTTGA
- the nup93 gene encoding nuclear pore complex protein Nup93 isoform X2 codes for MHTGSCCTVRKYPLIQSILLGSRGLDIFHISQRLESLSAATTFEPLEPVKDTDIQGFLKNERDNALLSAIEESRRRTFLLAEEYHRESMLVQWEQVKQRVLHTLLGAGEDALDFSQDVEPSFVSEVTAPGRSALDSVEVAYGRQIYIFNEKIVNGHIQPNLGDLCASVAESLDDKNVSDMWLMVKQMTDVLLVPAKDTLKSRTSVEMQMAFVRQAHSFLENSYKNYTMVTVFGNLHQAQLGGVPGTYQLVRSFLNIKLPGPLPGMQDGEIEGHPVWAVIYYCLRCGDLNAAMQVVNRVQHQLGDFKTWFQEYMNSPDRRLSPTSENKLRLHYRRVLRNSADPYKRAVYCLIGKCDISDNHGEVADKTEDYLWLKLNQVCFDDDGSSSSQDRMTLPQLQKQLLEDYGESHFSASQQPFLYFQVLFLTAQFEAAVAFLFRVERLRSHAVHVALVLYELRLLLKSSGQSAQLLSQEPGDPPMVRRLNFIRLLMLYTRKFESTDPREALQYFYFLRNEKDSQGENMFMRCVSELVIESREFDMLLGRLEKDGSRKPGVIDKFAGDTRAIISKVALEAENKGLFEEAVKLYELAKNPDKVLELMNRLLSPVIAQVSAPQSNKERLKNTAVAIAERYRSQGVAGDKSVDSTFYLLLDLMTFFDEYHAGHVDRAYDVMERLKLLPLSQESVEERVAAFRNFSDEVRHNLSEVLLATMNILFTQHKRLKGAPAGTPGRPQRTIDDRDMQLRSQARALITFAGMIPYNMAGDTNARLVQMELLMN; via the exons GGCTTCTTGAAGAATGAACGGGACAACGCCCTCCTGTCTGCCATCGAGGAGTCTCGCCGCAGG ACGTTCCTGCTGGCTGAAGAGTACCACCGTGAGTCCATGCTGGTCCAGTGGGAGCAGGTGAAGCAGAGAGTGCTGCACACACTACTCGGAGCAGGAGAGGACGCGCTGGACTTCAGTCAGGATGTGGAG CCAAGTTTTGTGAGTGAGGTGACTGCTCCAGGAAGGAGTGCGTTGGACAGCGTGGAGGTGGCCTATGGACGACAG atttacatttttaatgagaaGATAGTGAACGGTCACATTCAGCCTAACCTGGGAGATTTATGTGCTTCTGTTGCTGAAAGCCTGGATGACAAG aATGTATCCGACATGTGGCTGATGGTGAAGCAGATGACAGACGTGTTGCTGGTTCCAGCCAAAGACACTCTCAAAAGTCGCACCTCTGTTGAAATGCAAATGGCCTTCGTACGCCAGGCGCACAGCTTCCTGGAGAACAG tTATAAAAACTACACCATGGTGACTGTGTTTGGGAACCTCCATCAGGCCCAACTAGGAGGAGTGCCAGGAACGTACCAACTAGTCCGCAGCTTCCTGAACATCAAACTACCAGGGCCCCTACCTGGCATGCAG GATGGTGAGATCGAGGGCCATCCAGTGTGGGCTGTGATCTACTACTGTCTGCGTTGTGGAGATCTGAATGCAGCCATGCAGGTTGTGAACCGAGTGCAACATCAGCTCGGAGACTTCAAGACCTGGTTTCAGGAGTACATGAACAGCCCTGACAGACG ccTTTCTCCGACTTCAGAGAACAAGCTTCGTCTCCACTATCGCAGAGTGCTGAGGAACAGCGCCGACCCCTACAAGAGAGCCGTCTACTGTCTGATCGGGAAATGTGACATCAGTGACAACCACGGAGAGGTGGCAGACAAGACGGAAGACTACCTCTGGCTTAAG TTGAACCAGGTGTGTTTTGATGATGACGGCAGCAGCTCTTCTCAGGACAGAATGACGCTGCCACAGCTACAGAAACAGCTGCTGGAGGACTATG GAGAGTCTCATTTCTCTGCCAGCCAGCAGCCCTTCCTGTATTTCCAGGTGTTGTTCCTGACGGCTCAGTTTGAGGCGGCGGTGGCTTTCTTGTTTCGTGTTGAGAGACTTCGGAGTCATGCTGTGCACGTGGCGTTGGTCCTGTACGAGCTTCGGCTGTTGCTGAAGTCGTCTGGTCAAAGCGCTCAGTTGT TGAGCCAGGAGCCCGGTGACCCTCCCATGGTGCGCCGTCTCAACTTTATCCGTCTGCTCATGCTGTACACTCGCAAGTTTGAGTCCACTGATCCTCGGGAAGCCCTGCAGTACTTCTACTTCTTACG CAACGAGAAAGACAGCCAGGGAGAAAACATGTTCATGCGTTGTGTCAGTGAGCTCGTTATAGAGAGTCGAGAG TTTGACATGCTGTTGGGGAGATTAGAGAAGGACGGCAGTAGGAAG CCTGGAGTCATAGATAAGTTCGCCGGGGACACCAGAGCCATCATCAGTAAAGTGGCTCTCGAGGCCGAGAACAAGGGCTTATTTGAGGAGGCGGTCAAACTCTACGAGCTGGCCAAG AACCCAGATAAGGTGTTGGAGTTGATGAACAGACTGTTGAGTCCAGTCATTGCCCAGGTCAGCGCTCCTCAGTCCAACAAGGAGAGGCTAAAAAACACTGCAGTGGCCATTGCTGAGCg GTATCGCTCTCAGGGCGTAGCAGGAGATAAGTCTGTTGATAGCACTTTCTACCTGCTGTTGGACCTGATGACGTTCTTTGATGAGTACCACGCAGGTCACGTTGACAGAGCCTACGAC GTGATGGAGCGTTTAAAGCTTCTTCCTCTCAGTCAGGAAAGTGTGGAGGAGAGAGTAGCTGCTTTCAGGAACTTCAGTGATGAG GTGCGCCACAACCTGTCTGAAGTGCTGCTGGCCACCATGAACATCCTGTTCACTCAGCACAAACGCCTGAAGGGGGCGCCAGCGGGCACACCAGGACGACCACAGAGGACCATAGATGACAGAGACATG CAACTTCGCAGCCAGGCCAGAGCCCTGATCACCTTTGCTGGTATGATTCCCTACAACATGGCCGGGGACACCAACGCAAGACTAGTGCAGATGGAATTACTGATGAACTGA